Genomic segment of Sphingopyxis sp. QXT-31:
CGCCCGCGGCGAGCAGGAAGGTGCGCACCCCGGCATCATCGCCGCGATAACCGCGGCGGTAGAAGCGGATCACTGCGGGGATGATCCCCGCCGCGCCGTTGGTGGGCGCGGTGACGACCTTGCCGCCCGCGGCATTTTCCTCGTTCACCGCCATCGCCCACAGGTTGATCCAATCCATCATCGCGAGCGGATCGGTCAGATTTGCTTCGTGGCGGTTGCGGATGTCGGTCGCGATCTGCGGTGCGCGGCGCTTGACCTTGAGCCCGCCGGGGAGAATGCCGGTGCTGCAGCAGCCCGCATCGATCGAGGCGTCCATCGCCCCGGCGATCGCATCGAGCCCGGCGTTCACTTCGTCGAGGCTGCGGTGGACCAGCTCATTCTCGAGCATCATCTCGGCGAAGGTCTTGCCCGACGCCGCGCCCATGCTCAGCAGGTCGGCCCCCGAGGTGAAGGCGAACGGCAGTTCCACCTCATCCTCCGCCCCGCGGCTGTTGCGCCCCGCCTCGTCCTCGTCGACGACGAAGCCGCCGCCGATCGAGAAATACATGCGTTTCGCCAGAATTTCGCCCGCGGCATCGCGCGCGGTGAAGCTCAGTGCATTGCTGTGAAACGGCTGGCGCTGGCGCATCTGGAAATGCAGGTCGCGTGCGGGCTGGAATCGCACGCGCTGGCGGCCGAGCAGGTAGAGAAATCCCTCGCCCTCCGCCCGGTCCCAATGCGCTTTGATCGCGGCAAGGCTGGTGCTGGCGGGGATTTCCCCCGCGAGCCCCGCGACGATCGCGGTGTCGGCGGCGTGGCCCTTCCCCGTCAGCGCGAGCGAGCCATAAAGGTCGGCCTCGACATGCGCGGTCTTCGCCAGCAGCCCCTGATCGCCCAGCCACACGGTAAAGCGCCGCGCCGCGACCATCGGGCCGACGGTGTGCGAACTCGACGGGCCGACGCCGATCTTGAACAATTCGAACAGGCTGATGGTCATGGTTGGGGCATGCCGGCAAGCGGTGCGCCGATCGCGTCGAGGGGTATCCGGACCGCC
This window contains:
- a CDS encoding L-serine ammonia-lyase — its product is MTISLFELFKIGVGPSSSHTVGPMVAARRFTVWLGDQGLLAKTAHVEADLYGSLALTGKGHAADTAIVAGLAGEIPASTSLAAIKAHWDRAEGEGFLYLLGRQRVRFQPARDLHFQMRQRQPFHSNALSFTARDAAGEILAKRMYFSIGGGFVVDEDEAGRNSRGAEDEVELPFAFTSGADLLSMGAASGKTFAEMMLENELVHRSLDEVNAGLDAIAGAMDASIDAGCCSTGILPGGLKVKRRAPQIATDIRNRHEANLTDPLAMMDWINLWAMAVNEENAAGGKVVTAPTNGAAGIIPAVIRFYRRGYRGDDAGVRTFLLAAGAVGALYKRNASISGAEVGCQGEVGVACSMAAAGLTAALGGTNAQVENAAEIGMEHNLGLTCDPIGGLVQIPCIERNAMGAIKAIDASRIAMIGDGTHVVSLDTVIATMLQTGRDMRDKYKETSKGGLAVSVVEC